In Plectropomus leopardus isolate mb chromosome 17, YSFRI_Pleo_2.0, whole genome shotgun sequence, the DNA window TTGCTAAAATGGGATTCTGTTTAGAGTCTTTGGTATTTATAACGGTAAAGTCAACATAACCCAGTGTCACTCTGTTTCTTAAGTAAATTCAGCTTTGTCTGGGCAGAGATTATGTGATGCCACttaagagagattttttttgtagcgtctctaaaaaagaaaaagaaaggggaaaaaaaagtcaaataaaataaaagttctgcTGGGAGACCTCCAGGGATGATTTGCTGAGAACAACATGGGTCTGAGATTAGAGATTACATCAGTAGACAGGGATTTCAGCAgagccctctctctctctctctcgctctctctgtgaGCTCCTCCACAACCTCTGTTTACGCTCTGCTGGTGAGCAGGAGAGCAGAGCCAGTTTGCTTGACGGAGAGGTTAGCCAGGGTTCAAGTTGAACACAAGATGACACAAAGTGAGGAGAACCCTGGGCATGAGGTGCACCCCCATACCGATGCTCAAATTAAACTCCTTATTCTCTTGTGGCGCTGGAAGGCAGCTTTTGATGTTCTTGATATGCAGCACTCATAAACTTTCTTGCCTGTGGCATTTCTTCCAAGTCACACTGGATATGAATATTGAGAGGAaccaatggcattttttttacaatctgcTGGTATGATCAGTCTCTGACCAAACCCCCCTGGCCTGGGTTTGTAATAGGAAACACAGCAGGCGGAGCAGGCACACTGTGTTCTCTGCCCCACAGTTGATGGGCTGCTGTGAGAGTAGACTCGGCCTCCCACCCTTTGCCTCAGCGCTTGTCACTCTGCGTTCCCTTGCCCACCAGTGGAAGCCCATGAACGTCCCCTCGCCTCCGCATGCAACTGGAGACCCCACCCCCTTAACTACCCCTAAATTTCATGGTTCCCAGGCCTTGTTCTCACAGCTGCCCAGTTTATTTTTGCTAGAGTGAGTCACAGAGGCTTGTTCAGTCGCAGCGCCTTTCCCAGGAGATTTGAGCAGgtctgcctgtgtttgtgtgtgtgtgtgtgtgtgtgtgtgagtgggagtAGCAGTTTCCCCCGAGCCACTGAGTAGCAAAACCGGCTTCAGTCCACTGTAACGGCGACGATAAGCGTCTCATGAACCTCGCACACCGCTACCTCATTAGTCACCCATTACCTTCTACTTCAaactgttttgggtttttttccctcctcaaaATGGTGTTATTCTACTGAAATAACATGTCCACGCTCActtgtttgtaaatgtttaaactggGATCTTACTATAGTTTATATTGGTTGGAAAATAACGCAGAGGAGCGTCCAAAGACTGTACATGGGGCCCGTATGCAAGACTCAACAGGAGATAGTTGTGCCTTTGATGTGTCACAGTACCATAACTGATCACTGCTTATCCACCCAAAGTAagattactttttaaaaacaatttattaaaCACACACGACTCACTTGGCTTCCAAGGGTGTCATGTGACTGCACTCTCACATTAATTCCTCTTTCATCTGTTTGTATTCTGTACTGTAGTTACTTTCTTTGACTCCTCTGTATATTTGCATCCCACACAGAGATATCAGCTCTCATTGGAAAGACTCTCGGCCAATCATGCTGCACTGTTCAAGTCTAACTGTTATAAAACTTGTGGTAATCTTAACAACCCTAGTTAAAACCATACAGGAAGTGAATAGGATGTCTGTGGTGCTGAACAGGGTTTACTGGCGGGTCTTTGGGGTAGCGTATTGATTGAGGAATAATAagtactttgttttgtttgaagtCTGTAAGGTTTCACAGTCAAAGCCAGAGATGATTGTTGGTTGACTCAGCAGACTTGGCTCTGAATGCAAAAGTTTCAaccctgacctgcatgtctctgctctctcacaGTCCTCCAGCTCTGTCTGCAACAGAGGAGAACTCGGGAGCAGCTTGTGGAGCAAGGCATCATGCCACGTGAGTATTCATGTCGCACACTAACAAAACTTGCATACTgtgcttcagaaaaaaaatcaaaaatcaaggTTGAAATTGAGCAGAAAGTTAataaattagggctgtcaagACGAAAGTGACCAATATGTTCAGAATGCAGAGTGCCGTCTCTTTTATAACTGCCTTCTACTTTTCTTATTAcctgtgttattttgtgaaCTCCTTCATCTTTAGTTACCAAACTTCTTCATGGCTTTTGCAGAGCATATTTGCAGTGCCATTACAGCTATTTTACAAAGGAGAGACAAGTTTAAACAGCattgtgttgatatttttaattatatactTTTAAGTGTGTTCAAAGCATCATGTAACATATTTCTGCTTTACTTAAATTTAAAGGGTAACCTGGACCCTTTCTTTCTATGTTTCTTTGTCTAAGTGACTATttggaatacattttttttaattggcccTGTTCTGAATGAGAGTGCTATAGCCAGCAGCCACAAGACAGGCTGGAAGAGTAGACAAGTGCGCATCGTCAATATAcatccattaaaagtgcttgttttagTAACTGACAGAGCCACTGACTGAGTTTTTTTATTAGTGTCTGATGATATTATGGAGCTAAGTTAAGAGCTTTTCCTAACCTTTCACTTGTTCCATTGTAAATTGGGTCTCACTTAAGTCTCATTTTGAAATCTCGCAAGAGGTGACTTGttacaggaagaaaaaagtggaaatgcAAGGGAGAGAGGAGTACTAGTAAAAGTTTGTTGTACTGGAGTAATACCTAGTAATACCTGCTGCTAAGATGCCGCCTATTCATTCCAATGGAGTTGCTCATCTCTAGCGAAACTTGAACACAAAATTGACTGAAACAAGcgaaacataacaaaaaagttATGCTTCTCTGCAGtgtcctttccataatgttttcagacacttacaataacaatctgatcctctcagtggcaaaaaacaagcccttttagtggatgtaaactgatgGCAAGCATATCTAATTGCAGACTGTTTTGCTACTGCTAGCTGCTGTGCTCCCTTTCTCaacactggaccttttttttaaaaaaaaaaaaaaaaaaaagacttgtctccattagtcacttagacaggAAAACATGGTGGGAAAATAGAAGCTTGAAAAATACAGGAGTTACCCTTTAaggtgaccttgcatctgtgtAATTGATGTTGGGGCTCATACTCGTCTGTCAgagattaaaaatatttcctttaaaatctTTTGCACATCAAACGGCTTTATTAGTggacatttttaattgaaagaATTGTGTAAATGGCTTTGTAGCACTGTGAGTGTCTGCACATTAATCATTGCTTTATCCTACTCAATGTAGAGTTTATTGTCCTACTCAGACTGACGCTTATagacaataataatacagataAGCCATTAGGCAGCACACCAGAGCCAAAACAGAAAGAAGTGTCTCCTACTTTATACCGTCCATCCTTTGATGTTACAAAAGTGGGGCAGACTCAGTCCCTGTGCTACACCTATTAAAAGATGAGCTCATTATTTGACAGAATCATGCTGATAGCATGGCTGGAAAGGTAGAAAGAGAAAAAGCTCTTTCTCTTGGTCCTATTCTCTATAGAGAGGCCTCCTGCAGTCGGGCTTTCAGCTCCTCTCTGGCTCCACGCAGCCACATGAGTCAGCGACTGAGCCTTCAGTGGAGGTCAGTGGCCTGACCAAGCGTGGCCTGCACACAAACCTCCCAGGCCATTCTCCACCAAAGCACTCTGTTGCTCCCACACTTATGGGCTTATGGTAGGTATGCAGTGAGGTTTAGGTGACGAGCAGGAATGTTTTGCTTTGCCCCTCTGACACACTCCTCTGAACGCCCCCCCACCGGACAGTGAGTTCTCAAACCAAACAGTACTCATCATAGCAGAGGTGACTAGTCAGTGAGGCAGATCTCGCTTAAAGCAGGATAAGTTTATGCTGCGAGATCAGAGAGTAACTCTGTGCATGGAACAATCTCTTTGCTTGAGTCAGTAAAGCTGGTGCTTCCTGTTTGACTCCCTTGAGCTCCTGCTTATTAATATCACAATCGCGTAGAAcgagacaaaaacatgaaaactacGAAAGGAAAGATGGATTACAGAGTACACGAGTGTGTGTAGACAGTGATTGTTTTCCTGTTCAGGAGGAGTACTTACAACATGATAGAAATGCTGAAATGACACTTATCGACAgtatatatttgtttacattttgatttgaagagatttttttatattttctttattatttggTACTTAAGGCCAATTTATACTTTTGCCTCAATTCACTAAGGTCATTATTAGTCTAACTTTTATGTAGCGGAAGTATTTGCTGCTgaatttctatgattttaaacAATGTCCAAATCTCAGAGGGATATCATGCTAAAGTATTGCAGTAGGTATACACTTCTAGCAGTGTGACAGGAATGTAATCTTGTTGTACCTTTTAGGAAACAACTGTGCTTGCGTTAGCCTTGAGTCCTTTTAAAAGAATGTATACAATAGAAATATTGTGTAGTTCATATTATTCCATTTATGTTGTTACATTATCCTTTAAGTAGTAGCTACTTAAGGATAATCATCAGAAAGTGTCATAATGGCAAAAAGTAACCCAAAGGGAATTGCCTTTGGAAATATAGAGTAGAACACCTATAAGTCAATAATCATTAATTGTCAAATGGAAAGacaatttatttgtgtgtggATATACTCTATATTGACCATGACAAGTTATTGATTTTGTCAGTTCACCTTTCGACAGCTCTGAAAACGCCCGCTGCCTTCCATGAGCAGATCCGCAGCCTGGAGAGAGCCAGGGTAAGACCAATATCATCACACTGCTTCTCATGATTTTATTCATCTAATTCAAGATTATGcctccaaaaaatatttaatttgtttcatttattaaacAGACTGGGAGCTTCCTGAAGCACAAACTCTGCAGCAGACCTGAGCGCTCTGAGCTTGTCCGTATGCACATCCTGCAAGGTAATCTTCCTCCTGTGTGTTCTTACTGAGTAACAGTGTCTAGATAAGAGATGAATAAGGTGGTTATTCATCTAATTGCACTTATTGcctgtttaaatttgttttacaaagtcGGAACTAGATAAATGTCTCGGTAAGTTTGTGAGGTCTTGCTGATCCTGCAGTGAGTCACCCTGACAAAGCGGTGAGGAGGCTGGCGGCTGCTGGTTGTCTCACAGCGTATGATCCTCTGTGTATTTATCAGAGACGCAGGCTGAACCCTCCCTGCAGGCCACACAGATGAAGCTGAAGAGGGCCAGATTGGCTGATGATCTCAATGAGAAGATCTCCCAGCGGCCTGGACCCATGGAGCTGGTGGAGAAGAACATCCTGCCTGTGGACTCCGGTGTCGAAGAAGACATGGATGGTAGATACTCATTAACGCTATTATATCTTCACTATCAGAAGGtgtgagctgtttttgttttagccAACTTTGGTGTTATATTCACCACCAACAGTTcacagagacagtcagagaggtAACTCAAGCCTGTGTTGCACTACATTGGGCACATGTTTTTGCCAACTATTGATGTTATTACACTTGTGTTTGAGAGTCCACACTGAAATAATTCACAACTCTCAGGATGCATTGTAATcactttggtgatcctctgacctTTCGTCTAGCAATATCatcacatcaaaacatcattgTATCTAATATTGTGGTTTACAACCAAATAACTATAAAACCAATTACATCCCATAAGCCTCAGCTGttctttgtgtttagtgctaattagcaaaaaGAAGCATGGTAAGATGCTAAACTAAGACTGTAAAACTTGTCAAACATTATTCATGCTTagcattagcatgttagctGCGGTTGTTAGTAAGTagagcctcacagagctgctcacGTGGCTGCATCCTCTCAGTCCAGTTACATCTCTACTGTATTGTCATGGTGTACATTCAAGTAATGGCTTCTTTACTATATTCGCTGATaatcaaagttttctttttcagtccTAAATAGTATATTGCATATGCACAGACAGCATCCACTGTTTtcacaaatgtttctttttgtcagcTTTGATTTCTACCTTAGGTTAATAATAAGCtgcatttgcttttatttgttgtagGTCCAACAGGTGGTGAGGCAAACTGCTCTAAAGATATTTACAACTTTGATGAGGACAGCAGTGGAGCGTTATCACCACAGCCTGCCAGCCAACAATCTCCCAGCTCCACATCTGCCTCTCCAAAGGAGTCTGGACGGACTGAGGCCGCTTCTACTTCCTCTAAATTAAACTCCTCCATAAAGGTACACCAGTACCAGGAGCTATCACAGTTTATATAACATGAACTGTCAATGTCAACCACCAAAATAGCCTTCTTGACAGGTTATCTAATCTAGCAGAGGCTTAAAATTgtagttatttaaataaattcaagtaaagtcaataaaaatatcTTGGGATTTTGTTTAATGTATGCAGACACAGTGTACCAACTGAATATGATGTATTTATCATTTGTAGATACGTTTTGCactcattcttttattttttgagtgtttATCAACCTCTTTTTGGTTATAATATTCCAGTGAAGgggcttttcttttcttgtgatGTTTAACAGGCGTGGCGGCTTCACTGTTCTTACTGAATGGATCATgtggtttctctctgtctctgcttttcTTAGCACTCCCCACCACCTAACACACAGTCCACATCAGACGCAGTTGGTCTTGTCTCTGAGAAACAAAGCAACCGACAGGCACCTACACCTCAGCCAGTCACTACTGTTGTCCCCAGTATCATACCCGGGCCACTTCTAGTGAAGGTGAGCTTCAAATGATATTTAACCATTTGACCAAAGTcatttcaaagtatttttcagCTTGTTGAAAGGAGTAGTGCTTTTTATTCAAGGAGTTCATTTAATCAGTGTTCTAATGTTTACAACCAGCTGACATGAAACTGACCTCTGGTGCtgagctctctgtctctctgatttattgactgtgtttttattttgtttcttttggaaATGTGACGAGAGGTGCAATGTCAGAAGACACAGAGTCTGTGTTTTGTCACTCTTAAAGTCATATCAGCTTTGGGTTGAACTAAAAGTCAGCATTCAGCCAAGTTAAACGCAGTTCAAAGAACGACAGGGTTTAAAGTCATTTCACAAATCCTCGTACTGAAATCTGTGCCAGCTACAGTTTGTCTTCAATTAGGGTCAAATGACAGGCTGGCCTTCCTCATTCAggctgtgtaaaatgtaagcCAAAAATCAAAGGACGGGAGTGAAGCAATAGCTTGTGCGTTTATCATAATCCAGTTATCCTCTGAGCATAAGATGAACTCTCCCTCCCGTTGAATACAATAGGAGAATGAGTTTGACAAATTAGAGGGTGTGTGCTTGCTTTAACCCAGCTTGAGTTTCTGGTTTCATAGCTAGAACCTGCTGCTCTTATGCCAAGTCGTTTTCATGTGTATCCTGTAACTGCAGGTGGTAAAACAATAAAGGTCACATTTCCACTACCCGTTTCCACATCCTGCAGTTCTCATCGGGTGTCAGAACAATGTTCTACCTTACTACTGCTTCAAGCTATAAAAGTCTAACATCAATTTCAACTCATGCAATGTTGGTACTGGCAATGCTGACTGTATTCCCTGATAAACTGGACTGAGATCAGTCACAGGGATCAAATATTCTCCAGATGGTCCTCTCAGTTTTCCTcgttttctgtgttttgctctGCAGCAAAGCCTGCCCAAGCTACCCAGCGATAAAAGCCGCAGCAAAAAGAGCAAAGAGCCCAAACCACGGGTGAAAAAGTTAAAGTACCATCAGTACATCCCCCCGGACCAAAAGCAGGAGCTCAATGAAGTGCTGATGGACTCGGCCTACGCTcgcctcctgcagcagcagcagcagttccTGCAGCTTCAGATCttaaaccagcagcagcagcagtacagCTACCAGGCCGTCCTGCCTGCCtcactcaagtatggctttcatCAACACACCATAGCTAGAGATCATCACCCACCTTTACCTTTATGTGTAGAGGctgataattttgtaatgagTTCATGACTTTATCTACATAAACGACTTTCAAGTACAAATGTCCTGTCAGAGGATGTCTGTAAGAcctttaaaatgtctcaaattcaGTTTTATAAATATTGGGCCAAACAGGTCATTAAACACACTTATATTTGAATTTGAGATgattgccaaaaacattttatctaatttcattcccatttccattttttaaattatttttgacaaaatgagtCAAACCCATCTGTGTGAGAGTCCACATTTCTTATATTATAAATCTTTAAACCTGTAACTGAACCTGTAACTAAACCTATGCacttacctgttggcaaaaaaaaagattatcacTCTAATAACCAAATTCCTACATAaaaacctacctctgcacaGGGCAGATTACAAATTGTCTTAAAAAGTTATTCAAATGCATTAGATTTAAGTGTCTGATTCCTTTAGATACCTTGAATCttgattttcaatttaaaaaaagcgtAAATAGTTCACACCCAATTTTACACTAAGTTTGaccacagctgctgtttgtctcaAATACTTTACATTTCCTGCCCACAGCATCCTACACAGAAGCTGTTGATTGTGAAAAATGGACCATAGTTCAGAATCCCTCTCTGATCTGtactcctttttttccttgcatCTTTTTATTACAACAGACCAACAACTGAGGTACAAACCAGCTGTTCCACTGTTGCTCTGAGTGGAAACGCTGTGTCTACCCCTGTGCAGCCACGCCACACTCAGACGAACCGCAAGCCGGATCACTTACCAGCTAATCTGGATGAGATGAAGGTGACACGTTGCTGCCTGGACAGACTATTTGTACTGCATGCATGCAGCAGTTGAGAAAGagctaaatttaaaatatgttttataataatCTGTTATTTTTACAGGTTGCTGAACTGAAAATGGAACTAAAACTCAGATGCCTGCCTGTTTCTGGGACTAAGACAGATCTCATAGAGAGGCTTAAGTCATATCAGGAGAACTCTAACATTCAGACTGTGGCTGCCATTGAGACAGCAGCATCAcagtctgaaaacacaaagttaacCCCTCCTGTGTCCCCTATAGCCTCTAGAGTGTCCAATTTGGGCATAGAGGATAGCAGTATGGCAGACAGCCCCGCCAAGCTTTCAGGTGCTCTGTCTCCTACTCACACTGCTCCCTGTGTGAACTCCCCACAGAGAGCTCCACAGGAGGAGACGAGGTGCTACGAGAAGGACTCTGAGAAGGACAAACGTCTCCACGAGAAGGAGCGTCAGATTGAAGAGCTGAAGAGGAAGCTGGAGCAGGAGCAGAGGCtggtggaggagctgaagaTGCAGCTGGAGGTGGAGAAGAGAAGTCAGCATGGAGATTCTCCACCTCAGCTCAGCCCTCTTGCAACAGTCCAGGTCAAAGAGGAAAACAGGACAAACTGCTCAGCGTCCTGCAGTTCTCCTGGTCTGCCAGTGTTGATTAAACAAGAGGAGGCAGCAGATCACTTCGCTCCtcaaaatcagttcatcatcAGCCACCAGGCCGTCAAACAGCCTGAAACCCTGCAGCCGATCCAGACTGAAGCTcagatcctcctgcctgcttccCATCCTGCCTCAGCAGTCACTCTCCAGCTTCCTGCCAGCAGCATTAAATTACACACTTCTGTTAGCAGCGCAGCCCCAGGCCTCATCCAGACCTCTGGACAGGTGCCACAGAAAATAGAGGCCTCAGCAGCATTACAACAGCAATGCAGCACTCAGACTCAGCCACAGACAAAGGTAAGAAAACACACTAATGCTTGAACAGACTGCCTCGGCCCATCTCTTTACTTGTCATCACTATCAgctgtgttttgggtttttttggtagtttttggattctttaaaATATGCAGAGTTGGGTTTTATGTGATCATCTGTACATGTGTGCACCTGAAATCATAAATTCTGTTTTCCGTGCAGTAAATTCAGATTAAGTTGCACATCAAACATCTGCTGCAGTATTTTAGATGGCACTGGCTGACCTCAcatcacagttttatttttttacattgttaagGCTAGGGGTAATGCATCTTTCTTGTTGCCACAGTAATAACAGGCCTCAGCTGGGTGGTTTAATCCTTCCATATTCATATCAAAAAGGGGCTTGTGGAAACTTGGGTTGGCGGAGCAAGTGATGAGTGACGGCTGACAGTAGTGCCTGACTGCCCTCCGTCGTCTCTGTGCTCCGAGCCAAACAACCAGCCAGGATTAGCAACAGAAACCACAGCTCGATGCTAACTGAGGAGAACACTCATGAGCTGCATGCTGCTGAAACGGTGCTGtcagtagtggagtaaaaggtGGTGATGCCTCAACTGAAGAGGGTCCAATGAAAATCAACTAACAGTGCTAAAATAGTAGGGAGTGCAGAGCAGTCTTCATTTAGGTTGCACACAGTTACCAGTCTCTGTACCACAAAAGAGCTTGGTTACTACAACAAAATCATTTATTGCTTCCACAAAGATAACAGGCGCTGTAATGCACTGCTTTTCTGTGCATGTAGGAGAGAGCATTACACCACATTAATGGCATTAAATACTTCATTAATGTCTGCCTCTATGCCGACCTGTCTAAATGTCTCTGCAGACTTGGAGGATGGGTAGCACAGCACAAAGCTTACTCAACACATTCCCAGCGAGTGGATGTCCTGTGGGAGCCTCCTCAAGCCAAGACAGTCCTAAAGATCCTACAAATAAGGTGGAAGATCAGGATCCTAAGTctcttttactttctctttgtttttttttagtttttctcgAAAGCACTACTGTTTTGAAAAGCACTGGTGTAGTTGCTTATTTGTTCAGTGTCCGCTGCATTTCAGTGATGATTTGTATCAGAGGTATCCTGTTTTTCATATGGAATAAGGGACTGTTGTCTTTTCATGTTTAACAGTCTCTCTGCTCCAGCCAGCCAACTTCGATGTTGCCAAAATTCACAAACCATGTGTCAAAGTGTAAAGACCCACCTCGCTATGAGGATGCAGTCAAACAGACACGCAGCATGCTAACAGCTGTCCAGgtgacaaataaacacacagttttgttttgttttttacatgttattcttttaattattattactatagcAAATCAAACATTTACTGGTGTTTTTATTCCTTTGCAGGGTCCCACTGCAGCTAGTCAACAGATGGACGACTTGTTTGATGTGTTAATCGAAAGTGGTGGTGAGAAATACAGCAACTTTACTTTCTTGAAAGAACTGGTAAAATATGCTGTAAAGTAGTTGTGATTATTGGATTCTCACACTTACTtttctgtacatattttttcagAGATCTCCCCTTTCATCAGACAGGACTCTCCCAGCCTGGACAAGCCTCTCCCTGTGACAGCCAGTGTAACCACCCTTCCCATCAACACAGTTTTATCCCGCCCTCCACCCGTGGTCCAAGTGGCCCAGCCGCCCACAGGACAGCTCAACCCCTCGGCCAGCCTGGCagccctgacctctgacccccagCTGGAAACCCTCCTTGGCGGCGCTCACACGGAGCCACA includes these proteins:
- the mrtfbb gene encoding myocardin-related transcription factor B isoform X5, with the translated sequence MHILQETQAEPSLQATQMKLKRARLADDLNEKISQRPGPMELVEKNILPVDSGVEEDMDGPTGGEANCSKDIYNFDEDSSGALSPQPASQQSPSSTSASPKESGRTEAASTSSKLNSSIKHSPPPNTQSTSDAVGLVSEKQSNRQAPTPQPVTTVVPSIIPGPLLVKQSLPKLPSDKSRSKKSKEPKPRVKKLKYHQYIPPDQKQELNEVLMDSAYARLLQQQQQFLQLQILNQQQQQYSYQAVLPASLKPTTEVQTSCSTVALSGNAVSTPVQPRHTQTNRKPDHLPANLDEMKVAELKMELKLRCLPVSGTKTDLIERLKSYQENSNIQTVAAIETAASQSENTKLTPPVSPIASRVSNLGIEDSSMADSPAKLSGALSPTHTAPCVNSPQRAPQEETRCYEKDSEKDKRLHEKERQIEELKRKLEQEQRLVEELKMQLEVEKRSQHGDSPPQLSPLATVQVKEENRTNCSASCSSPGLPVLIKQEEAADHFAPQNQFIISHQAVKQPETLQPIQTEAQILLPASHPASAVTLQLPASSIKLHTSVSSAAPGLIQTSGQVPQKIEASAALQQQCSTQTQPQTKTWRMGSTAQSLLNTFPASGCPVGASSSQDSPKDPTNKSLCSSQPTSMLPKFTNHVSKCKDPPRYEDAVKQTRSMLTAVQGPTAASQQMDDLFDVLIESGEISPFIRQDSPSLDKPLPVTASVTTLPINTVLSRPPPVVQVAQPPTGQLNPSASLAALTSDPQLETLLGGAHTEPQTLMEELHSPVVSIEVDFNENTSPSALNLHSTHMDNMDWLDLTLSVPAEGVSPLDMSAPVGVFSSDFLDSHELHLNWV